A region of Plantactinospora sp. BC1 DNA encodes the following proteins:
- a CDS encoding glycoside hydrolase family 6 protein has product MDTNPLSRGKWSPARRGLAAAAAFSLVTGLLLAPAGQASAAPRVDNPYEGATVYVNPDWAAKATASGGAAIADQPTGVWMDRRAAITGTEGARGLREHLDTAVEQGADLIQIVIYNLPGRDCAALASNGELGPDDIDVYKSEYIDPIVEIMGDPAYAELRIVNIIEIDSLPNLITNVGSRETATPECDEMLANGNYVEGVGYALAQLGSLPNTYNYIDIGHHGWLGWDDNFGPAAQLFHEAATAAGATVDDVHGFISNTANYGVLREEFFDANTVVGGRPVREASTFVDWNRYVDELSYAQAYRDELISVGFNDDIGMLIDTSRNGWGGPDRPTRASSSTDPEIFVNESRIDRRIHLGNWCNQAGAGIGERPTAAPEDGIDAYVWIKPPGESDGASREIQNDEGKGFDRMCDPTYEGNPRNQYNMSGALPDAPLSGHWFEAQFQELLRNAYPPL; this is encoded by the coding sequence ATGGACACCAACCCCTTATCCCGGGGTAAGTGGTCGCCGGCCCGTCGCGGGCTGGCCGCCGCCGCGGCCTTCTCCCTCGTCACCGGTCTGCTGCTGGCCCCGGCCGGCCAGGCCAGCGCCGCTCCCAGGGTGGACAACCCCTACGAGGGGGCCACCGTCTACGTGAACCCGGACTGGGCCGCGAAGGCCACCGCCAGCGGCGGTGCGGCGATCGCCGACCAGCCCACCGGCGTCTGGATGGACCGCCGCGCCGCGATCACCGGCACCGAAGGCGCCCGTGGCCTGCGCGAGCACCTGGACACGGCGGTGGAGCAGGGCGCCGACCTGATCCAGATCGTCATCTACAACCTGCCCGGCCGGGACTGCGCCGCGCTGGCCTCCAACGGCGAACTGGGTCCGGACGACATCGACGTCTACAAGTCCGAGTACATCGACCCGATCGTCGAGATCATGGGCGATCCCGCCTACGCCGAACTGCGGATCGTCAACATCATCGAAATCGACTCGCTGCCGAACCTGATCACCAACGTGGGCTCGCGGGAAACCGCGACGCCGGAGTGCGACGAGATGCTGGCCAACGGCAACTACGTCGAGGGCGTCGGTTACGCGCTGGCCCAGCTCGGATCACTGCCGAACACCTACAACTACATCGACATCGGTCACCACGGTTGGCTCGGCTGGGACGACAACTTCGGCCCGGCCGCACAACTCTTCCACGAGGCGGCGACCGCTGCCGGCGCCACCGTGGACGACGTGCACGGCTTCATCAGCAACACCGCCAACTACGGCGTACTGCGCGAGGAGTTCTTCGACGCCAACACCGTGGTCGGCGGCCGGCCGGTCCGCGAGGCCAGCACCTTCGTCGACTGGAACCGGTACGTCGACGAGCTGTCCTACGCCCAGGCGTACCGGGACGAGCTGATCTCGGTCGGCTTCAACGACGACATCGGGATGCTGATCGACACCTCCCGCAACGGCTGGGGCGGCCCGGACCGGCCGACCCGGGCCAGCAGCTCGACCGACCCGGAGATCTTCGTCAACGAGTCGCGCATCGACCGCCGGATCCACCTCGGCAACTGGTGCAACCAGGCCGGTGCCGGCATCGGCGAGCGGCCGACCGCTGCTCCCGAGGACGGCATCGACGCGTACGTCTGGATCAAGCCCCCGGGCGAGTCGGACGGCGCCAGCCGGGAGATCCAGAACGACGAGGGCAAGGGCTTCGACCGGATGTGCGACCCGACGTACGAGGGCAACCCGCGCAACCAGTACAACATGTCCGGTGCCCTGCCGGACGCCCCGCTCTCCGGGCACTGGTTCGAGGCCCAGTTCCAGGAACTGCTCCGCAACGCCT
- a CDS encoding Lrp/AsnC family transcriptional regulator, with amino-acid sequence MQIDGVDQRIIASLVADARASYAEIGARVSLSAPAVKRRVDRLRAAGVIRGFTTVIDPAAVGWSTEAFVELFCTGRTTPTQITVATRRHPEVVAAYTVSGEADALVHLRAADIAHLEQALERLRAEPFVTSTRSMIVLSRLVDSPTVVPAPA; translated from the coding sequence TTGCAGATCGACGGCGTGGACCAGAGAATCATTGCGTCACTCGTCGCCGACGCCCGCGCCTCGTACGCGGAGATCGGCGCCCGGGTCTCGCTCTCGGCACCGGCGGTGAAGCGGCGGGTCGACCGGTTGCGCGCGGCCGGCGTGATCAGGGGATTCACCACCGTCATCGACCCGGCGGCGGTCGGCTGGAGCACCGAGGCGTTCGTGGAGCTCTTCTGCACCGGGCGGACCACCCCGACCCAGATCACCGTGGCGACCCGGCGGCATCCCGAGGTGGTCGCCGCCTACACCGTCTCCGGCGAGGCGGACGCGCTCGTCCACCTCCGGGCGGCCGACATCGCCCACCTGGAGCAGGCCCTCGAACGGCTCCGGGCCGAGCCCTTCGTCACCTCGACCCGGAGCATGATCGTGCTGTCCCGGCTGGTCGACTCGCCCACCGTGGTCCCCGCCCCGGCCTGA
- the ddaH gene encoding dimethylargininase produces MCPPEYFTVEYAINPWMDTSTPVDRELAVKQWHGLRETLLGLGHTVHELGPEPGLPDMVYAANGAFEVDGTVYGARFRHPQRAAEAGAHRTFHEARGARFVAPAEINEGEGDFTYLPEAHGGLILAGYGFRTEPAAHAEAQEVLGRPVVSLRLVDPRFYHLDTALAPLDDGNIAYFPEAFSVSAQRVLAQLFPDAVRADEVDAFAFGLNLVSDGRHVVLNGEASGMAAKVAAAGYLPVPVELAELKKGGGSVKCCVAELRD; encoded by the coding sequence ATGTGTCCGCCGGAGTACTTCACCGTGGAGTACGCGATCAACCCGTGGATGGACACCAGCACCCCGGTCGACCGGGAGCTGGCCGTCAAGCAGTGGCACGGGTTGCGGGAGACGCTGCTCGGCCTCGGTCACACCGTGCACGAACTCGGCCCCGAACCCGGCCTGCCGGACATGGTCTACGCGGCCAACGGCGCCTTCGAGGTCGACGGCACCGTCTACGGCGCCCGGTTCCGGCACCCCCAGCGGGCCGCCGAGGCCGGCGCGCACCGGACGTTCCACGAGGCGCGGGGAGCCCGGTTCGTGGCGCCCGCCGAGATCAACGAGGGTGAGGGCGACTTCACCTACCTGCCGGAGGCGCACGGCGGGCTGATCCTCGCCGGGTACGGCTTCCGGACCGAGCCGGCCGCGCACGCCGAGGCGCAGGAGGTACTCGGCCGTCCCGTCGTCTCGCTGCGCCTGGTCGACCCGCGCTTCTACCACCTCGACACCGCGCTGGCCCCGCTCGACGACGGCAACATCGCGTACTTCCCGGAGGCGTTCTCGGTCTCCGCCCAGCGGGTGCTCGCCCAGCTCTTCCCGGACGCGGTCCGGGCCGACGAGGTCGACGCCTTCGCGTTCGGGCTGAACCTGGTCAGCGACGGCCGGCACGTGGTGCTCAACGGCGAGGCCAGCGGGATGGCCGCCAAGGTCGCCGCCGCCGGCTACCTGCCGGTCCCGGTCGAGCTGGCCGAGCTGAAGAAGGGCGGCGGCAGCGTCAAGTGCTGCGTCGCCGAACTCCGCGACTGA
- a CDS encoding ABC transporter substrate-binding protein — protein MSQMDRRRALKLLGSLGALGATGLAAACGRDDGLEAEEPLSDEPVRIGMITAQSGVYRPIGDEMLRGFQLYLDLNDQRLGGHPVDLVVADEGETPESGRAALDQLVKQRVLALTGVVNSAVITGLRDAVEQAKIPLISSNASPSTLQSVVYIWRTSYINDEPGRALAPYVKNEIGANGKVSIIAPDYDAGRDSVQGFRQSFGESDARISAPVIWTKYFPGKPARNGFAPYIQQLVDRDPDAIYCFFSGESAIEFLKKLRLAGYRKQIYGPGFLTEGPVLDNLRKQEAQGIVTSLNYSADLNNAANRRFASAFRKAHGSTPTTYAMASYDAAQVLDKGIRIAGGNLTPLQLNLALGRIGQIDSPRGPWQFNQPRTPQQKWYLREVKPDGQVLSNVLISELATLG, from the coding sequence GTGTCGCAGATGGACCGCAGACGAGCGCTCAAGCTGCTGGGCTCGCTCGGCGCGCTCGGCGCCACCGGGCTGGCCGCCGCGTGCGGCCGGGACGACGGCCTGGAGGCCGAGGAGCCGCTCAGCGACGAGCCGGTACGGATCGGCATGATCACCGCGCAGTCCGGCGTGTACCGGCCGATCGGCGACGAGATGCTCCGGGGCTTCCAGCTCTATCTCGACCTGAACGACCAGCGGCTCGGCGGTCATCCGGTCGACCTGGTCGTCGCCGACGAGGGCGAGACCCCGGAGTCCGGCCGGGCCGCCCTGGACCAGCTGGTCAAGCAGCGGGTGCTGGCGCTCACCGGAGTGGTCAACTCGGCGGTGATAACCGGCCTGCGGGACGCCGTGGAGCAGGCGAAGATCCCCCTGATCAGCTCCAACGCGTCCCCGTCGACGTTGCAGAGCGTGGTCTACATCTGGCGTACGTCGTACATCAACGACGAGCCGGGGCGGGCACTGGCGCCGTACGTCAAGAACGAGATCGGGGCGAACGGCAAGGTGTCGATCATCGCCCCGGACTACGACGCGGGCCGCGACTCGGTGCAGGGCTTCCGGCAGAGCTTCGGCGAGTCCGACGCGCGGATCTCCGCCCCGGTGATCTGGACGAAGTACTTCCCCGGCAAGCCGGCGCGGAACGGGTTCGCCCCGTACATTCAGCAGTTGGTCGACCGCGACCCGGACGCGATCTACTGCTTCTTCTCCGGCGAGTCCGCCATCGAGTTCCTCAAGAAGCTGCGCCTGGCCGGCTACCGCAAGCAGATCTACGGGCCGGGCTTCCTGACCGAGGGGCCGGTGCTGGACAATCTCCGGAAGCAGGAGGCCCAGGGGATCGTGACCTCCCTCAACTACTCCGCCGACCTCAACAACGCGGCCAACCGGCGGTTCGCCTCCGCCTTCCGCAAGGCGCACGGCTCGACCCCGACCACCTACGCGATGGCCTCGTACGACGCCGCGCAGGTGCTCGACAAGGGGATCCGGATCGCCGGTGGGAACCTCACCCCGTTGCAGCTCAACCTGGCGCTGGGCCGGATCGGTCAGATCGACAGCCCGCGCGGCCCGTGGCAGTTCAACCAGCCGCGTACGCCGCAGCAGAAGTGGTACCTGCGCGAGGTGAAGCCGGACGGCCAGGTGCTCTCCAACGTCCTGATCAGCGAGCTGGCGACGCTGGGCTGA
- a CDS encoding S9 family peptidase, with product MTEDGSAVPPADPREVLGRPAPPPDLRLRYGADPEHVADLRLPAGVTGPARPLVVVVHGGFWRAEYDRRHTGPLAADLAGRGYPVAQVEYRRTGQPGGGWPGTLDDVAAGIAALPGLVEAVLPAGGTAPGPPILLGHSAGGHLALWAALRAPERVRGVLALAPVLDLAEAYRLDLDGGAVAALLGGGPDEVPERYAAADPARSAAPPVRISIVHGTLDRQVPVAATRRYAAGAHDADLRFVELPECEHFGLIDPLSRAWPAVLAELHWLAGRSGGIDAASRSR from the coding sequence ATGACCGAGGACGGCAGCGCCGTACCACCCGCCGATCCACGGGAGGTGCTCGGGCGGCCGGCGCCGCCGCCGGACCTGCGACTGCGGTACGGCGCCGATCCCGAGCACGTCGCCGACCTGCGCCTGCCGGCCGGGGTCACCGGGCCGGCCCGGCCACTGGTGGTGGTCGTGCACGGCGGCTTCTGGCGGGCCGAGTACGACCGCCGGCACACCGGGCCGCTCGCGGCCGACCTGGCCGGCCGGGGCTACCCGGTGGCGCAGGTGGAATACCGCCGGACGGGGCAGCCGGGTGGCGGCTGGCCCGGCACCCTCGACGACGTCGCGGCCGGGATCGCCGCGCTCCCCGGGCTGGTCGAAGCCGTGCTCCCGGCCGGCGGGACGGCACCCGGCCCACCGATCCTGCTCGGGCACTCCGCCGGGGGACACCTCGCGCTCTGGGCGGCGCTGCGCGCCCCGGAGCGGGTACGCGGGGTGCTCGCCCTGGCCCCGGTGCTGGACCTCGCCGAGGCGTACCGGCTCGACCTGGACGGTGGCGCGGTGGCCGCACTGCTCGGCGGCGGCCCCGACGAGGTCCCGGAGCGTTACGCGGCCGCCGACCCGGCCCGCTCGGCGGCACCCCCGGTCCGGATCTCGATCGTGCACGGAACCCTGGACCGGCAGGTACCGGTGGCGGCGACCCGCCGGTACGCTGCCGGGGCGCACGACGCCGACCTGCGGTTCGTCGAGTTGCCCGAGTGCGAGCATTTCGGGCTGATCGACCCGCTGTCCCGGGCGTGGCCAGCGGTGCTGGCCGAGTTACATTGGCTAGCTGGAAGATCAGGCGGCATTGACGCAGCATCCCGTTCCCGGTAG
- a CDS encoding bacterial proteasome activator family protein yields the protein MTHVPRSQEENDDSAPAEKRPGGAVLVVGPDGRPVGTVPTDGETPGEDPARLIEQPAKVMRIGSMIKQLLEEVKAAPLDDASRHRLREIHQRSIVELEDGLAPELRDELERLSLPFGEDAAPSEAELRIAQAQLVGWLEGLFHGIQAALVAQQMAARMQLEQMRSGGRPALPMGPGGALPGMPGGNAGQPGEGPGPGQYL from the coding sequence ATGACCCACGTGCCACGTTCCCAGGAAGAGAACGACGACTCGGCTCCGGCGGAGAAGCGCCCCGGCGGCGCCGTGCTGGTGGTCGGCCCGGACGGGCGCCCGGTCGGCACCGTGCCGACCGACGGCGAGACGCCTGGCGAGGACCCGGCGCGGTTGATCGAGCAGCCGGCGAAGGTGATGCGGATCGGCAGCATGATCAAGCAGTTGCTGGAGGAGGTCAAGGCCGCGCCGCTCGACGACGCCAGCCGGCACCGGCTGCGGGAGATCCACCAGCGGTCGATCGTCGAGCTGGAGGACGGGCTCGCCCCGGAGCTGCGGGACGAGCTGGAGCGGCTCTCGCTGCCGTTCGGCGAGGACGCCGCGCCGAGCGAGGCGGAGCTGCGGATCGCCCAGGCCCAACTGGTCGGCTGGCTGGAAGGTCTCTTCCACGGCATCCAGGCGGCACTGGTCGCCCAGCAGATGGCGGCCCGGATGCAGTTGGAGCAGATGCGGTCCGGCGGTCGTCCGGCGCTGCCGATGGGCCCCGGCGGCGCACTTCCGGGGATGCCGGGCGGCAACGCCGGGCAACCCGGTGAGGGCCCCGGCCCCGGCCAGTACCTGTAA
- a CDS encoding HAD family hydrolase, whose amino-acid sequence MGRLPRLVATDLDGTLLRADQTISPRTVEAISRISAQGTGVVLVTGRPIRWLSRVYEQLGQPLPTVCANGAVVYDPVTDQVLRADPLAPDLLAEVVQRLRAEVPGVSFAVEVTDGREFRHEVDYPLRWDRDYPDIRMIESPADLHALPAVKLLARAGGQDPDVFVKVVAGALAGLAEATHSSYSGLIEISAAGVTKAAGLAWYCTRHGVDAADVVAFGDMPNDVPMLTWVGRAVAVANAHPAVLEIAGEVTASNEEDGVAAYLEALLDSDQPDGADVAGPAGRSGDRIAGSA is encoded by the coding sequence ATGGGACGACTACCCCGGCTGGTGGCCACGGATCTCGACGGCACGCTGCTCCGGGCGGACCAGACGATCAGCCCGCGTACGGTCGAGGCGATCTCGCGGATCTCCGCCCAGGGCACCGGCGTGGTGCTGGTGACCGGCCGCCCGATCCGCTGGCTCTCCCGCGTCTACGAGCAACTGGGCCAGCCGCTGCCGACGGTCTGCGCCAACGGCGCCGTGGTGTACGACCCGGTCACCGACCAGGTGCTCCGGGCCGATCCGCTCGCGCCCGACCTGCTCGCCGAGGTGGTCCAGCGGCTCCGCGCCGAGGTGCCCGGGGTGAGCTTCGCGGTGGAGGTGACCGACGGCCGCGAGTTCCGGCACGAGGTGGACTATCCGCTGCGGTGGGACCGGGACTACCCGGACATCCGCATGATCGAGTCCCCGGCCGACCTGCACGCCCTGCCGGCGGTGAAACTGCTGGCCCGGGCCGGCGGCCAGGACCCGGACGTCTTCGTCAAGGTGGTGGCCGGGGCGCTGGCCGGGCTCGCCGAGGCGACCCACTCGTCGTACAGCGGGCTGATCGAGATCTCGGCGGCCGGGGTGACCAAGGCGGCCGGGCTGGCCTGGTACTGCACCCGGCACGGGGTGGACGCGGCCGACGTGGTCGCCTTCGGGGACATGCCGAACGACGTACCGATGCTCACCTGGGTCGGCCGGGCGGTGGCGGTGGCGAACGCGCATCCCGCCGTACTGGAGATCGCCGGTGAGGTGACGGCGAGCAACGAGGAGGACGGGGTGGCGGCGTACCTGGAGGCGCTGCTCGACTCCGACCAGCCGGACGGCGCCGACGTCGCCGGACCGGCCGGGCGGTCCGGCGACCGGATCGCCGGCTCGGCCTGA
- a CDS encoding HAD family hydrolase encodes MPRPGLPKLIATDLDGTLVRTDETVSAYTHEVLDRVRAAGIPVVGATGRGPRLAELTRNDIRAADFLVMAGGGRVVDQTDPAGPVVLRDERLPGATLTELLRLLEAEVGPLTVMVEAMDAPGSPLWGDFDATWPYQDRFEARPRIDCLAGDVIKAFARTPDHDVDTLLETARRIVPAELASITQAGLGFIEICPPGVDKATGLAVVAQTLGVDPAEVLVFGDMPNDLPMFEWAGWARVAVSNAHPTVRRAADEVTLRNDDDGVAVYLDRLLSR; translated from the coding sequence ATGCCCCGACCCGGGTTGCCGAAGCTGATCGCCACCGACCTCGACGGCACGTTGGTGCGCACCGACGAGACCGTCTCGGCGTACACCCACGAGGTGCTGGACCGGGTTCGGGCCGCCGGCATTCCGGTGGTGGGTGCCACCGGGCGCGGCCCCAGGCTCGCCGAACTCACCCGCAACGACATCCGGGCCGCCGACTTCCTGGTGATGGCCGGCGGCGGCCGGGTGGTCGACCAGACCGACCCGGCCGGGCCGGTGGTCCTCCGGGACGAGCGGCTGCCCGGCGCGACCCTCACCGAGCTGCTCCGGCTGCTGGAGGCCGAGGTGGGTCCGCTGACCGTGATGGTCGAGGCGATGGACGCCCCGGGCTCGCCGCTCTGGGGTGACTTCGACGCGACCTGGCCCTACCAGGACCGGTTCGAGGCGCGGCCCCGGATCGACTGCCTGGCCGGCGACGTGATCAAGGCGTTCGCCCGGACCCCCGACCACGACGTGGACACCCTGCTGGAGACGGCTCGCCGGATCGTACCGGCGGAGCTGGCCTCGATCACCCAGGCCGGCCTCGGCTTCATCGAGATCTGCCCGCCCGGGGTGGACAAGGCGACCGGGCTGGCGGTGGTGGCCCAGACCCTCGGCGTCGACCCGGCCGAGGTGCTGGTCTTCGGGGACATGCCCAACGACCTGCCGATGTTCGAGTGGGCCGGCTGGGCCCGGGTCGCGGTCTCCAACGCCCACCCCACGGTACGGCGGGCCGCCGACGAGGTGACGCTGCGCAACGACGACGACGGGGTAGCGGTCTACCTCGATCGACTACTCTCGCGTTGA
- the serS gene encoding serine--tRNA ligase encodes MIDLRLLRDDPDTVRASQRARGESESAVDDLLRADEERRAAVGRFEALRAEQKQLGKRMPKADPAEKAGLLARTKELSAEVKAAEAAVGAAEAALRRAQYAIPNVVEEGTPPGGEDDFVVLREVGTRPEIENPRDHLELGEALRAIDVERGAKTSGSRFYYLTGVGALLQLGLLQLAVAQAVEYGFTPTVTPSLVKPEAMEGTGFLGSHASEVYRLEADDLFLVGTSEVPLAAYHSGEILDLAEPVRYAGWSSCYRREAGSYGRDTRGIIRVHQFDKVEMFSYCRPEEAHAEHLRLLAWEEEMLAKVELPYRVLDVAAGDLGSSAARKYDCEAWLPSQGRYLELTSTSNCTTFQARRLNVRYRDDQGRPQMAATLNGTLATTRWLVPILENHQQPDGSVRVPKALQPYLGGRDVLEPK; translated from the coding sequence GTGATTGACCTGCGTCTGCTCCGCGACGATCCGGATACCGTACGTGCCAGCCAGCGTGCCCGTGGCGAGTCCGAGTCCGCGGTCGACGACCTGCTCCGGGCCGACGAGGAGCGGCGGGCGGCGGTCGGGCGCTTCGAGGCGCTGCGGGCCGAGCAGAAGCAGCTCGGCAAGCGGATGCCGAAGGCCGACCCGGCGGAGAAGGCCGGGCTGCTCGCCCGGACCAAGGAACTCTCCGCCGAGGTGAAGGCGGCCGAGGCGGCGGTCGGCGCGGCCGAGGCGGCGCTGCGCCGGGCGCAGTACGCGATCCCGAACGTGGTCGAGGAGGGGACTCCGCCCGGTGGCGAGGACGACTTCGTGGTCCTCCGCGAGGTCGGCACCCGGCCCGAGATCGAGAACCCGCGCGACCATCTGGAACTGGGCGAGGCGCTGCGGGCGATCGACGTCGAGCGCGGGGCGAAGACCTCCGGCAGCCGGTTCTACTACCTGACCGGGGTGGGCGCGCTGCTCCAGCTCGGCCTGCTGCAACTCGCCGTCGCCCAGGCGGTGGAATACGGCTTCACCCCGACCGTCACCCCGTCGCTGGTCAAGCCGGAGGCGATGGAGGGGACCGGGTTCCTCGGCTCGCACGCCAGCGAGGTCTACCGGCTGGAGGCCGACGACCTGTTCCTGGTCGGCACCAGCGAGGTGCCGCTGGCCGCGTACCACTCGGGGGAGATCCTGGACCTGGCCGAGCCGGTCCGGTACGCCGGCTGGTCGTCCTGCTACCGCCGGGAGGCCGGCTCGTACGGCCGGGACACCCGGGGCATCATCCGGGTGCACCAGTTCGACAAGGTCGAGATGTTCTCCTACTGCCGCCCCGAGGAGGCGCACGCCGAGCACCTCCGGCTGCTGGCCTGGGAGGAGGAGATGCTGGCCAAGGTCGAGTTGCCGTACCGGGTGCTCGACGTGGCAGCGGGCGACCTGGGCAGCAGCGCGGCCCGCAAGTACGACTGCGAGGCGTGGCTGCCGTCACAGGGCCGCTACCTGGAACTCACCTCCACCTCCAACTGCACCACCTTCCAGGCCCGGCGGCTGAACGTGCGATACCGGGACGATCAGGGCCGCCCGCAGATGGCGGCGACCCTGAACGGCACCCTGGCCACCACCCGGTGGCTGGTGCCGATCCTGGAGAACCACCAGCAACCGGACGGCTCGGTACGGGTCCCCAAGGCCCTCCAGCCGTACCTCGGCGGCCGGGACGTGCTCGAACCGAAGTGA
- a CDS encoding OsmC family protein, with the protein MPIRTASARWQGNLTEGSGNIRTGKGGLQGNYSFKSRFEEGEGTNPEELIGAAHAGCYSMAFSKALADAGFTPTSVETTAKVHLDKTDAGMTVTRIDLDTVGDVPGIDEAEFNKLAEAAKAGCPISRLLSPGAEISLNARLSA; encoded by the coding sequence ATGCCTATCCGCACCGCATCCGCCCGCTGGCAGGGCAATCTCACCGAAGGTTCCGGCAACATCCGCACCGGCAAGGGCGGGTTGCAGGGGAACTACTCGTTCAAGTCCCGCTTCGAGGAGGGCGAGGGCACCAACCCGGAGGAGCTGATCGGGGCCGCCCACGCCGGCTGCTACTCGATGGCCTTCTCCAAGGCCCTGGCCGACGCCGGGTTCACGCCGACGTCGGTCGAGACCACCGCGAAGGTGCATCTCGACAAGACCGACGCGGGGATGACGGTGACCCGGATCGACCTCGACACCGTCGGCGACGTGCCGGGGATCGACGAGGCCGAGTTCAACAAGCTGGCCGAGGCCGCCAAGGCGGGCTGCCCGATCTCCCGGCTGCTCTCGCCCGGGGCCGAGATCTCGCTCAACGCCCGCCTCTCCGCCTGA
- a CDS encoding metallopeptidase family protein: MSRERFEELVAEALDEVPEELLNLMSNVVILVEDDSPEDGPELLGLYEGHALTSRGWDYAGVLPDRIFIYRRPILRICDDEDDVVDEVAITVVHEIAHHFGIDDDRLHDLGWA; the protein is encoded by the coding sequence ATGAGCCGCGAGCGTTTTGAGGAACTGGTCGCCGAGGCGCTCGACGAGGTGCCGGAGGAACTGCTCAACCTGATGAGCAACGTCGTCATCCTGGTCGAGGACGACTCGCCGGAGGACGGCCCGGAACTCCTCGGCCTCTACGAGGGCCACGCGCTGACCAGCCGGGGCTGGGACTACGCCGGGGTGCTGCCCGACCGGATCTTCATCTACCGCCGGCCGATCCTGCGGATCTGCGACGACGAGGACGACGTCGTCGACGAGGTCGCGATCACGGTCGTGCACGAGATCGCCCACCACTTCGGCATCGACGACGACCGGCTGCACGACCTCGGCTGGGCCTGA
- a CDS encoding AIM24 family protein — protein MRSSLFSAENLEKESHQPGMRLQNSKMLKIELNGEAMARVGSMVAYQGQVQFQALGSGGLGKFLKQKLTGEGVPLMRVSGRGDVFLADYAADVHIIDLEHGDALSINGSSVLAFDSTLQYDIKMVGGAGMMSSSGLFNCVFTGAGRIAITTKGTPVVLNVDAPTYVDPQAAVAWSASLQTGYHRAEQLGLGTLLGRRTGEAFTMSFAGQGFVIVQPSEEPPIQGMGRQEQSGGGGGLLNQLLD, from the coding sequence ATGCGCAGCTCGCTGTTCTCGGCAGAGAACCTGGAGAAGGAGTCACACCAGCCCGGCATGCGGCTGCAGAACTCCAAGATGCTGAAGATCGAACTCAACGGCGAGGCGATGGCCCGGGTCGGGTCCATGGTCGCGTACCAGGGGCAGGTGCAGTTCCAGGCGTTGGGCTCGGGCGGGCTCGGCAAGTTTCTCAAGCAGAAGCTGACCGGCGAGGGTGTCCCGCTGATGAGGGTCAGCGGGCGGGGCGACGTCTTCCTCGCCGACTACGCGGCGGACGTGCACATCATCGACCTGGAGCACGGCGACGCGCTGTCGATCAACGGTTCCAGCGTGCTCGCCTTCGACTCCACCCTGCAATACGACATCAAGATGGTCGGCGGCGCCGGCATGATGTCGTCGTCCGGCCTCTTCAACTGCGTCTTCACCGGGGCCGGCCGGATCGCGATCACCACCAAGGGCACCCCGGTGGTGCTCAACGTGGACGCGCCGACGTACGTCGACCCGCAGGCCGCGGTCGCCTGGTCGGCGAGCCTGCAGACCGGCTACCACCGGGCCGAGCAGCTCGGCCTCGGCACGCTGCTCGGCCGGCGTACCGGTGAGGCGTTCACGATGAGCTTCGCCGGCCAGGGATTCGTGATCGTCCAGCCGTCGGAGGAGCCGCCGATCCAGGGCATGGGCCGCCAGGAGCAGAGCGGTGGCGGCGGCGGACTGCTCAACCAGCTGTTGGACTGA